A region of Periplaneta americana isolate PAMFEO1 chromosome 16, P.americana_PAMFEO1_priV1, whole genome shotgun sequence DNA encodes the following proteins:
- the LOC138691374 gene encoding zinc finger protein 235-like isoform X1, with product MDVIKMEHEIEPLAINRNDGSDFEEEKPSSEDVDLLKLQLTEIKTECKDNTHDVLSEIKVEEVGVLTTSPVVKCEAEIALCDFDTVKDELKLEPKAEENEILTDSFADTNDSSLSTEFVGGFGNDEHITICQASKPSDSSETLLQAGTTEERLKCNICEKFFSNSSSLKRHILKHTGEKPFKCDTCGKCFFDQGCLKCHERVHTGEKPFACDVCGKCFSNSGTLYRHERQHTGEKPFKCYICGKRFLQQCNLKCHERVHTGEKPFKCDVCGNCYSHPSNLKIHQRQHTGEKLFCCGVCGKSFPQVSKLKVHERQHTGEKPFKCDVCGKCFSQPCNLNVHYRQHTGEKPFKCDICGKNFSQLCNFNVHQRHHNGERPFKCVVCGRGFSARNKLRSHERRHTGEKPLKCDVCGKCFSHRTNIIAHILKHSG from the exons GATGTGGACTTATTGAAACTGCAGTTGACTGAGATAAAGACTGAATGTAAAGACAACACCCATGATGTCCTGTCAGAGATTAAAGTTGAAGAAGTTGGAGTGCTGACTACTTCTCCTGTGGTAAAGTGTGAAGCTGAG ATAGCCTTGTGTGACTTCGACACAGTAAAGGACGAGCTGAAATTGGAACCTAAGGCAGAAGAGAATGAGATTCTAACTGATAG TTTTGCAGACACAAATGACAGCTCCTTATCAACAGAATTCGTGGGTGGTTTTGGAAATGATGAGCACATCACTATTTGTCAGGCTTCCAAGCCTTCTGATTCATCGGAGACACTGTTACAGGCTGGTACAACTGAAGAACGATTAAAATGCAATATCTGTGAAAAGTTTTTCTCGAATTCGAGTAGTCTGAAAAGGCATATCTTGAAGCACACCGGCGaaaagcctttcaaatgcgatacTTGTGGGAAGTGTTTCTTTGATCAGGGATGCCTAAAATGCCATGAACGTGTGCACACCGGGGAAAAGCCATTCGCATGTGATGTATGTGGAAAGTGCTTCTCTAATTCTGGTACCTTATACAGACACGAACGCCAACATACTggtgagaaaccattcaaatgttaTATCTGTGGGAAGCGTTTCttgcaacaatgtaatttaaaatgcCATGAACGTGTCCATACTGGTGAGAAACCATTTAAATGCGATGTATGTGGAAACTGTTATTCTCATCCAAGTAACCTGAAAATTCATCAACGCCAGCACACTGGTGAGAAACTATTCTGTTGCGGTGTCTGTGGGAAATCCTTCCCGCAAGTGAGTAAACTAAAAGTTCATGAACGGCAACACACTGGTGAGAAACCATTTAAGTGCGACGTTTGTGGAAAATGCTTTTCGCAACCGTGTAACTTAAACGTTCATTATAGACAACACACGGGtgaaaaaccattcaaatgtgatatttgtggaaagAACTTTTCGCAACTTTGTAACTTCAATGTCCATCAACGTCATCATAATGGTGAGAGACCATTCAAATGTGTTGTTTGTGGTAGGGGCTTCTCGGCACGAAATAAACTTAGGAGCCATGAACGCCGCCATACTGGTGAGAAACCATTGAAGTGTGATGTATGCGGTAAGTGCTTCTCTCATAGGACAAATATAATAGCTCATATACTGAAGcatagtggttag